GACATATTTCTCCCAGTAGCGCCTGCTTCGGATCTGCTCGATGGCCTTGCGGGGCGAGGGGTCGAGCTCCACCACCTTGAATTCGAAGAGGTACACCCTGCCGCCGTAGATCACCGTCATGTCGATCCTGCCGACATTCGTCGAATCCTCCACCCGGACATCGAGCCCGATCGCCGTAAAATAGCAGTAGAAGACGCTCGCATAGAAGGCTTCGTATGCCGCCACCCGGCTGCTTGC
The Desulfatirhabdium butyrativorans DSM 18734 DNA segment above includes these coding regions:
- a CDS encoding PD-(D/E)XK nuclease domain-containing protein, with the protein product ASSRVAAYEAFYASVFYCYFTAIGLDVRVEDSTNVGRIDMTVIYGGRVYLFEFKVVELDPSPRKAIEQIRSRRYWEKYVGKGEIVLIGVEFSKTTRNIVGYDWERIDTGSENRPAVMNK